The Drosophila nasuta strain 15112-1781.00 chromosome 2R, ASM2355853v1, whole genome shotgun sequence genome segment GCGCTCGAATTCCATGTAAATGCATTTCTCCAAGCTTAAAGAAAAACAGGTGAAAATCTgtttaaaacatttaacaaGAACAtgaacaaaattcaattttgtagaGTGCTGTTATTTGATTGAAGACTTTGTAGCTCAATCTATCTTTAATAATGATGATCACAATGATGTTACAACATGCAAAACAGTTGAgcattcatttaattataattcacgttatttattataattgttgaTAATAGCTTgaaagttgaaattgaaaaatgagaaatatcattttaataggccgtatttttatatgatttttatcaatttatttacataatacTTTAAGCAgcaattaaagttaatttacAAATGCTTATGCTGACAGTTATGAAAGCTTTGGGCCACTTCATTTCCGgcttaaatttgaatatatgaCAAGAAATTAGCAATAGgaaagtaattattattatatattaatagcGCTTCATGTCAACTCATTGAATACCTTTTCTTAAATTCATGTTTAttagttaataaattttggATAAAGAAAACTTTTAGCATTTCCTTTTTATAGAAACTAAATGAACTTAATTTGAATATGATGtcactattttaaatttaatttgttaacaaacataattgcattaaatgaCATCTGGCCTGATGTTTTATCTGTATACTATTGTATAAGTAAAATactttcttaattaaattttgtatcactttttgtttgttgaacatttttcaatatttttcaaacGCGTAAAGTTGTCATCTCCTTTGCCTTGGTTTGTGTCttattgttttatgttttcctAGTTTGTCATTTGTacaatgcaaataaacaaacaaaaaaaaaactcccACAATAAAATGGCaatcacattcgcattcgcattcgcagcTCACATGCTTCCTGAACAATTCGAATGAGTGTCTGACTGTGAATGTGAGTGCGAGTATGAGTGTTCGAATGTGATTATGCGTGAGTTGCCTTAAGTTATGATAAGTTATGTGGACCGCCTCGAATGGTGAAAGCGGCAATTGTTTTGTGGGCGTCCACGAATTCTTACCCAGAGACAGATTTCCTATTTGTTATTAACAATTGTTTTCCGCTCTTTTTTGCAGTCGACAACAGTGCCAACTACGCATAGATCAAACGTCAGAGATTGTCACCGAGTCTGACGCCCAACATCGTAGCCATCATTCATTCCTAACTTTTGCCGCAATGGAACCCAACTTGCTGTAAGCTGCCCGCATCGCATCTTGCATCTCTGCATCTCAGCATCTTTGCATGAACCATTTTGTATAAAGCAGCATAATCCAtcatatatataaacacaccacacacacacatcacgTAACCCACATTCAATAGCCATAATCCGAACGTGAGTCTGTTGTAATTCCCCGACTCGGATTCGTCGTTGACAGaaaacagctgctgctgaagaACCATCAGGACTCCATCTACCAGACGCAGTCGCAATTCCAGTGCCCATCGCTCTGCATGTCCATGGCCGACAGCAGGGAACGCATTCGCGGTCCATCGCGCGATGGTCGCGAATTCCTCACCAGTCCACGTCAAGTGCTGCGTCGCCTCATGCTCCTCTCGGAGGGGCGACAGTATCGTGAAGCTGCTGGCGTTGTGGGTCGTCTAGGGCCATCGGTGCTGCACTCTGTGATTGCAGAGCTGCCCATTGATCTGCTGCTCGAACACTTGCCACACAGCGCCTATCTGCTGGAGTCTTTCTACACAAGGTAGGTTATAGGGAGAGTACTTAACATTTTAAACTGATAACTGATAGGTCTACAAAGTGAGGGTATTTGATAAGTTTACAAATTTAGCAGCAGAAAACAGCTAAGAAAACCTAAGCAAAAATAGCTAACGATTTAGCTATAtttgtctatctgtctgtctgtctgtccgccaatatatatttgtatatctcaGAGAATATTAGAGCTAATCCTACCAAATTTGTTGACAATGCTGCTTTGGGtagaatgcaaataaaatgtatattagaATTcagctatatatttttatatcattATAAGTTTGTAGTAAAAATTTCGTACTAATCTTACCAAAACAGATTTTGCCAATAATAGAGTTTGGTTAtctttaaatgaaaacatttgtaATAAAGAGTCAATGATGTCTGGTCTATATCTCAAGAGAGTATTAAAGCTAGCCTTACCAAATTTGCGAACAAAACTGCTTTGTAATGAACTTATAAAAAAGTTTGCTCTAAAATTACACCACAAGTTCATTCTCTTACTCAAATGCtacaacataaaaatacatGTATGAAAAGAAATCTGAAACTTAGCTGTTTACTAAACAAAGCAATAGCAATTGTTCCACTATAAATAGGCCTATACTTTTTATAAGTTTAATAGTTAGTAGCCTTACCAAATTGGCTAACAATGTTGCTTCGTGATACACGCAGCTGAAGTTTCCATTAGACGTCTTCTTCTGTCtgcacaaagttattaaaataaatacataagtaCAAGACTAGAAGTTAGTAAGcgataaaaataatttcacaaaatGTAATACAATAACAATCAGTCAATTTTCTGTGAAACTTAGATGTTATACTGGAAGCAATTGCATGATTTACTTTTTGGTGCTCTAAAATTGTTTAGCTAATGTGTTCTATATGTTCATTCTCTTGCAGATTAACCACACTGAACACGACACCCAAGCCGGATGTGCCGAGTGAGACAGTCGCCTGGCAGCTGGTGCGTCTCTTTGCCAATCCCCACGAGTCGGGATTGCGGCAACGTTGCTCGAAGCTGCTGCACGCCCTGGCTCAATACGAACCAAGTTTGAGACAAACGTTGCGGGAACGTCGTCGGAGCTTTGACAATGCGGTGCAAGGATTGGGCGTCCATGGTCTGACGACAGATGCGTCGGGACAGCTGATATCGTTGCATGTGGCGCTGAAGACGGAGCTGCAGCGTCACGTGGACACCTACAAGATGGCCATACACAAGCTGGAGGAGCTGAGCATGGTGACTGTCAATCAGGATCCGGCACATTCCTCCCATCAACGTCTGCTCGCCATCAACTATGGCGACATTCAACAGCGTCTGATTGACAACAAGACGCTGTTGACGATGCTCGATAAGCCAGCACTGAAGCAGCTGTACACGCTGGTGGAGAATCTTAGCACACGTGTGGAGAACGACAAGGATGTGCTGTCGTGTGTGGGTCAAGTGAAGCGTCTCGATGCGCAGGCACACATCGAGAAGCGTCCGGCTGCCGGTCTCCTCATGAATTTCTCGCGCGGCTGCGAAGTTGTGTTGCACATGATGGGACCCGAGAGTCTGCCTCCCAGCCCGGTGGCTGTCATCAAGTCGGCGTCGACGGCTGCCACAGCCGgtggtggcagcaacagcagctgcagcgatGGCTACCACTCCGACGACTCGGCCAGCGAGGATGGCAGGTGAGCAGAGATCTTGCCGATCTAAGATCGAACTGAAGTGAAGCGAAGACGAAGACCTGTTTTCTCTTCttctgatgctgatgctgccacTTGACATGGTTCAATGCGGCagtcacccacacacacagaagaagACACACAGATACACTCAGTTGTACACTCTCACTTATGGCCTACGCTTTCATCTCTCTGCTCCACAGCGAAATGGTGTCACACTATCGAAATCTCTACATCGAGAATCGCGCAGACGCCCTGGAGGCATTGGACAGCTTGCCGCAGCTCAAGCACGCACACAGTCTGAAGGGCAAGATACTCTTCTCCATGATTGTGGTGAGTCTACATTGCGTTTTCGAAAGGGTAGTTTA includes the following:
- the LOC132785395 gene encoding uncharacterized protein LOC132785395 encodes the protein MSMADSRERIRGPSRDGREFLTSPRQVLRRLMLLSEGRQYREAAGVVGRLGPSVLHSVIAELPIDLLLEHLPHSAYLLESFYTRLTTLNTTPKPDVPSETVAWQLVRLFANPHESGLRQRCSKLLHALAQYEPSLRQTLRERRRSFDNAVQGLGVHGLTTDASGQLISLHVALKTELQRHVDTYKMAIHKLEELSMVTVNQDPAHSSHQRLLAINYGDIQQRLIDNKTLLTMLDKPALKQLYTLVENLSTRVENDKDVLSCVGQVKRLDAQAHIEKRPAAGLLMNFSRGCEVVLHMMGPESLPPSPVAVIKSASTAATAGGGSNSSCSDGYHSDDSASEDGSEMVSHYRNLYIENRADALEALDSLPQLKHAHSLKGKILFSMIVLSFRLCHGMRERKVLEVRRVLNCALDSSSETTLALDRSVRNHLHETTDSFPLGEIERSVFNQVLSTLHEYPCLESCPPLTHFVSACVRLAWRMINQKAPYYLDTDFNLGFLRPEKHERHPQSDRRSDLIKAFLWPALMQNNQCAFKAVVAT